One genomic window of Hippocampus zosterae strain Florida chromosome 12, ASM2543408v3, whole genome shotgun sequence includes the following:
- the tlr7 gene encoding toll-like receptor 7, whose protein sequence is MFFLLMGVALLGLVGCHSKRAAITSYPKTLPCSVTDFDNGSSVKVDCSARDLKDVPQGIPRDTTNLTLTINHIPKLNSTSFGSLENLTELDMRCNCMPVKIGSKDHICTESLVIEENTFTSLRNLRALYLDGNQLSSIPKGLPSDLVLLSLEVNHIYQVYRANFSTIRSVEMLYLGQNCYYRNPCNFSYQIEDGAFSQLSNLTRLSLKSNNLSFIPHQLPTSLKELYLYNNRIEAVTGNDFKNLTNLEILDLSGNCPRCYNVPFPCTPCPNQSPLHISKSAFQMLTKLKTLRLHSNSLRFVMPEWFNGTRELRVLDLSQNILAGDIERTHFPHFLSKLVELDLSFNYELQQYPQTLTLSRHFSKLMSLKILRIKGYVFQQLIPESIASLKTLLHLEVVDLGTNFIKNTNLSILTGLPSYKMVSLSDNKISASSEEPNAVGGNEKSLLWPHLLSDYQKKEVREMRYFRYDEDARSCKAKTKEFGVAKSFAKKECTKYGKTLDISRNNIFFLHAGFLNLSELRCLNLSGNAMSQSLNGSEFSYLTHLKYLDFTFNRLDLQYATAFQELKNLRTLDISYNDHYFESEGLIHMLNFTKHLKKLQTLRMNHNKISTSTNTEMESESLERLEFRDNRLDMLWRDGDTRFVNYFKKLLNLKVLDISNNNLNFIPSQVFSGLPDKLSQLYVKTNRLKSFPWGKLQLIRSLEVLDLSENSLSTVPTMLSNCTRSLKKLFLQKNQILTLTPNFLKDAHNLTYLDVSFNHIQVIEKSSFPDDVVNQMEMLLLHNNDFICSCNVTSFITWLNDTKVPIPRLATDVTCADPETQRGQAVISVDLQACQYNDLSIILYTLNASLVLSFLILCISSHLFLWDVWYIYHFCLAKLKGYSRLHSQSALFDAFVLYDKEDPAVYEWVTKEMCLHLEERGDRRLTLCLEDRDWIPGYPLIDNLSQSIQKSKRTVFILTNKYIKSGNFKTAFYMAQQRLMDEKNDVIVVILLEKVPCNSKYFRLRKRLYKRSILEWPTNPQAQPYFWFSVRSVLATESHKQYNSLFKETL, encoded by the exons ATGTTCTTTCTTCTG ATGGGCGTGGCACTCCTAGGGCTTGTCGGCTGTCATTCCAAACGGGCAGCTATCACTTCATACCCCAAAACTCTGCCATGCAGTGTAACCGATTTCGACAACGGGAGCTCGGTAAAGGTGGACTGCAGCGCAAGAGACCTAAAGGACGTCCCACAAGGCATTCCAAGAGACACCACCAATCTGACGCTCACCATCAACCATATACCCAAGTTGAACTCTACCTCTTTTGGCAGCTTGGAGAACCTGACTGAGCTTGACATGAGGTGTAACTGCATGCCCGTTAAAATCGGATCCAAAGATCACATCTGCACCGAGAGTTTGGTGATCGAGGAAAATACGTTCACAAGCCTACGGAATCTACGAGCGCTCTATTTAGATGGAAACCAACTTAGCAGCATACCTAAAGGACTCCCTTCCGATCTAGTTCTGTTGAGCTTAGAAGTCAATCACATCTATCAAGTTTACCGCGCAAATTTCTCCACAATCAGAAGCGTTGAGATGCTCTATCTTGGTCAAAACTGCTACTATCGAAATCCGTGCAATTTTTCCTATCAAATCGAAGATGGCGCCTTTTCACAGCTTAGCAATTTGACTCGGTTGTCTCTCAAGTCAAACAACTTATCTTTTATTCCGCACCAGCTGCCTACAAGTCTGAAGGAGTTGTATCTTTACAACAATAGGATCGAGGCGGTCACaggaaatgatttcaaaaaCCTAACCAATTTGGAGATCTTGGACTTAAGCGGAAACTGTCCACGATGTTACAATGTTCCTTTCCCATGCACACCTTGCCCGAATCAGTCCCCACTTCATATAAGCAAGTCAGCTTTTCAAATGTTGACCAAACTCAAGACTCTTCGTCTGCACAGTAACTCTTTGAGGTTTGTGATGCCTGAATGGTTCAACGGTACAAGAGAACTGAGAGTCCTTGATCTCTCACAAAACATTTTAGCAGGGGACATCGAAAGGACACATTTCCCACATTTTCTGAGCAAATTGGTAGAATTGGACCTTTCATTTAATTATGAACTACAGCAATATCCCCAAACTCTAACTTTGAGCAGGCACTTTTCCAAGCTTATGTCTCTTAAAATCCTTCGCATAAAAGGCTATGTGTTTCAGCAGCTGATACCGGAGAGCATTGCTTCATTAAAGACTCTCCTCCACTTAGAAGTTGTAGACCTGGGCACAAActttattaaaaatacaaacctTAGTATCCTAACGGGATTGCCAAGTTATAAAATGGTCAGTCTCTCTGACAACAAAATATCAGCCTCATCTGAAGAGCCAAATGCCGTTGGAGGAAATGAGAAGTCATTGCTCTGGCCTCATCTACTGTCCGACTACCAAAAAAAGGAAGTGCGAGAAATGCGGTACTTCCGATACGATGAAGATGCACGTAGCTGCAAAGCTAAAACTAAAGAATTTGGAGTTGCTAAATCTTTTGCCAAAAAGGAATGCACTAAATATGGAAAAACACTGGATATCAGCaggaataacattttttttttgcatgctggTTTTTTAAATCTGTCCGAGCTGCGGTGCCTCAATCTATCAGGAAATGCAATGAGCCAAAGTCTGAATGGTTCGGAATTTAGCTACCTGACTCATCTCAAATATTTGGACTTCACATTCAATCGTCTGGACTTGCAGTACGCCACTGCTTTCCAAGAGCTGAAGAATCTCAGAACACTTGACATCAGCTACAATGACCATTATTTTGAATCCGAGGGCCTCATTCACATGCTGAACTTCACAAAGCACCTAAAAAAACTGCAAACGCTGCGCATGAACCACAACAAGATTTCTACTTCGACAAACACCGAGATGGAGAGTGAATCTTTGGAGAGACTTGAGTTCAGAGATAACCGACTAGATatgttgtggagagacgggGACACCAGATTTGTCAATTACTTCAAGAAACTGTTGAACTTGAAGGTACTCGACATCTCCAACAACAACCTCAATTTTATCCCATCTCAAGTGTTCAGCGGCCTGCCAGACAAGTTGTCGCAGCTCTACGTAAAAACCAACAGATTGAAATCGTTTCCATGGGGAAAACTGCAGCTCATACGATCGCTGGAAGTCTTAGACCTCAGTGAGAACAGTTTATCAACGGTTCCAACAATGCTCTCAAACTGCACCAGATCTCTCAAGAAGCTCTTCTTGCAAAAAAACCAAATCTTGACCCTCACCCCAAACTTCCTCAAGGACGCACATAACTTAACATATTTGGACGTTAGTTTTAATCACATACAAGTCATTGAGAAATCGAGCTTTCCGGATGACGTCGTCAATCAGATGGAAATGCTACTTTTGCACAATAACGATTTTATCTGCTCATGCAACGTCACTTCTTTCATCACCTGGCTCAACGACACCAAGGTACCAATCCCCAGACTGGCCACAGATGTGACCTGTGCCGACCCAGAGACACAACGAGGCCAGGCCGTGATCTCGGTTGACCTGCAGGCCTGCCAATACAATGACTTGTCCATCATTCTCTACACGCTCAATGCTTCCCTGGTCCTGAGTTTCCTCATCCTGTGCATCTCCAGTCATCTTTTCCTGTGGGACGTCTGGTACATCTACCATTTCTGCCTGGCCAAGCTCAAGGGTTATAGCCGCTTACACTCGCAGAGTGCTCTCTTTGATGCCTTTGTGTTGTACGACAAAGAAGACCCCGCAGTGTATGAGTGGGTTACAAAGGAAATGTGTCTCCATCTGGAGGAGCGAGGAGATCGTCGGTTAACTTTGTGTCTGGAGGATCGAGACTGGATTCCCGGCTACCCCCTGATTGACAACCTCTCACAGAGCATCCAAAAGAGCAAGAGGACCGTATTCATTCTCAccaataaatacatcaaaagCGGGAACTTCAAGACGGCTTTCTATATGGCCCAGCAACGGttaatggatgaaaaaaacgacgttATCGTTGTGATCCTCTTGGAGAAAGTGCCTTGTAATTCCAAGTACTTCAGACTGCGGAAAAGGCTGTACAAACGCTCCATTCTCGAGTGGCCAACAAACCCTCAAGCTCAGCCATATTTCTGGTTCAGCGTTAGAAGCGTTTTGGCCACTGAAAGCCACAAGCAATACAACAGCCTCTTTAAGGAGACACTGTAA